The Dama dama isolate Ldn47 chromosome 25, ASM3311817v1, whole genome shotgun sequence genome window below encodes:
- the LOC133046877 gene encoding collagen alpha-1(I) chain-like: protein MLQGPQLQRGPEPGHEAAPSGDPPASPREVGAWSQAMEKQAGVPGIPAPHSAKRKWKHHKPLGSRSTGAGGPGLSELCGVGEAFPRPAGTCCPSSPGPHKRSGLVLPAAYLPGGPLPQSKRSAVEQRRPGRKQAGTPPLSASPGVEVTAGHPGGQGTLSERPSSVSIATQGVSHLPTTPPRVGERCFLGPGAARGRDMSPPPLKPPPCAPTTKLGEGAAAGRRRGDERGTAGAGKVVGTSEE from the coding sequence ATGCTGCAGGGACCCCAACTTCAACGGGGCCCTGAGCCTGGACATGAAGCAGCGCCCTCGGGTGACCCACCCGCCAGCCCTAGGGAAGTCGGGGCCTGGAGCCAGGCGATGGAGAAGCAGGCCGGGGTCCCGGGGATCCCCGCCCCCCACTCAGCCAAGAGGAAGTGGAAGCACCATAAACCTCTGGGCTCCAGAAGCACAGGGGCAGGAGGACCCGGGCTGAGCGAGCTCTGCGGGGTGGGGGAGGCCTTTCCCCGCCCGGCAGGGACCTGCTGTCCTTCCAGCCCAGGACCCCACAAGCGCAGTGGGCTGGTCCTCCCGGCAGCTTATCTGCCTGGCGGCCCTTTGCCCCAGAGCAAGCGGAGCGCAGTGGAGCAGAGGCGGCCGGGAAGGAAGCAGGCAGGCACTCCGCCCCTCTCGGCCTCTCCGGGGGTGGAGGTCACAGCAGGCCACCCGGGGGGCCAGGGGACGCTCTCGGAGAGGCCCTCCTCCGTCTCCATAGCTACCCAGGGCGTCTCGCACCTCCCCACGACCCCACCCCGAGTTGGGGAAAGGTGCTTCCTGGGTCCCGGGGCGGCGCGGGGGAGGGACATGAGCCCACCGCCCCTGAAGCCTCCGCCCTGCGCCCCCACCACGAAGCTCGGGGAGGGGGCCGCGGCAGGCAGGAGACGGGGCGACGAGAGGGGAACCGCAGGGGCAGGCAAAGTGGTGGGAACTAGCGAGGAGTGA